A window of Longispora fulva contains these coding sequences:
- a CDS encoding ATP-binding protein: MSADLAERLRELWRLSGRSLRDLERATRTSNSSLSRYFAGKSIPPWSVVVELCRVTGHDPRPLRHLWERGRRGPHEPAGQQAQPRNFLPSDATGFTGRGAEKAALLAALAQARVVAVDGMGGVGKTALAVHVAHQVDCDTRLYIDLHGFTPGREPVRSEEALRILLTALEVPAGRIPDSGEERAALWRAELAPRRAVVLLDNAADADHVRPLLPGAGESAVIVTSRRRLVDLDEVSPISLDAMSTAEATDLFAAVAGADRVGCEPAATAAVVRLCGNLPLTVRVAAARLRHRPTWTVANLAERLRDGDMGVPGALEMSLRQLSPDERRMFHLLGAVPGADLDVYVAAALGDLPLAEVWARLDELVDTNLIQEPKAGRYRMHDLLRRMALTGGTDRDLALARLVDYYLVCTHTAAVALAHGGRSDPVRVAHPPAAVPALDDSDAALAWLDTEVDNILSTFDAVVAAGLDAAVCGLAITFRVYFGRRGGIARWKDMLAAAIPAAERLGDRHSQAALRHLHGVAAQWTGDLPEAVADFETSRRLTAEAGDVAGENQALRQLANVLADSGQFHRAVDVYREAVAGLAEPQFAQSQAFARAQMCEALLWLGRAGEVAGIARETLAVARAAGDPHLETLSLRQLGMAALMFGDTGQAVEHFRAGLALSRATGHRLREAGYLTELAVAERESGEMDLALAHHREAMDILDEVDEPAWELLARNPHGESLLAAGLVAEAERSHRRALELARANGARHIEAQAHRGIAAALAVGEPGSAEGRRHAEAAEAIAAELGITWPSRGPAGAAHPGPPGRHRPGRQGVADVAIASHVAGA; this comes from the coding sequence GTGAGCGCGGATCTGGCCGAACGGCTGCGGGAGTTGTGGCGCCTGTCGGGGCGCAGCCTGCGCGACCTCGAAAGGGCCACCCGGACGAGCAACTCGTCGCTGTCGAGGTACTTCGCCGGCAAGTCCATCCCGCCGTGGTCGGTCGTCGTCGAACTGTGCCGGGTGACCGGGCACGACCCCCGGCCACTGCGTCACCTGTGGGAACGCGGCCGGCGCGGCCCGCACGAACCGGCCGGTCAGCAGGCTCAGCCGCGCAACTTCCTGCCGTCGGACGCGACCGGCTTCACCGGCCGCGGCGCCGAGAAGGCTGCCCTGCTCGCCGCCCTCGCCCAGGCCCGGGTGGTGGCCGTCGACGGCATGGGCGGCGTCGGCAAGACGGCGCTCGCCGTGCACGTGGCCCACCAGGTGGACTGCGACACCCGGCTCTACATCGACCTGCACGGCTTCACTCCGGGACGCGAGCCGGTCCGGTCGGAGGAGGCGCTGCGGATCCTGCTCACCGCCCTGGAGGTGCCGGCCGGGCGGATCCCCGACTCGGGGGAGGAACGAGCCGCGCTGTGGCGGGCCGAACTGGCCCCGCGGCGCGCGGTCGTGCTGCTGGACAACGCGGCCGACGCCGACCATGTCCGGCCGCTGCTGCCCGGGGCCGGCGAGAGCGCGGTGATTGTCACCAGCCGTCGCCGGCTGGTCGACCTGGACGAGGTGTCGCCGATCTCGCTGGACGCGATGTCCACGGCCGAGGCGACCGACCTGTTCGCCGCCGTCGCCGGAGCCGACCGGGTCGGTTGCGAACCGGCGGCGACGGCGGCCGTCGTGCGGCTGTGCGGGAACCTGCCGTTGACGGTCCGGGTCGCCGCGGCCCGACTTCGGCACCGCCCCACCTGGACGGTCGCGAATCTCGCAGAGCGGCTGCGGGACGGCGACATGGGCGTGCCGGGCGCGCTGGAGATGTCGCTTCGTCAGCTCAGCCCCGACGAGCGGCGGATGTTCCACCTGCTCGGCGCGGTACCAGGCGCTGACCTGGACGTCTACGTGGCCGCCGCGCTGGGCGACCTGCCGCTGGCAGAGGTGTGGGCGCGGCTGGACGAGCTGGTCGACACGAACCTGATCCAGGAGCCGAAGGCCGGCCGGTACCGGATGCATGATCTGTTGCGCCGGATGGCCCTGACCGGCGGCACCGACCGTGACCTGGCCCTGGCGCGCCTCGTCGACTACTACCTGGTGTGCACGCACACCGCGGCGGTCGCCCTGGCCCATGGCGGCCGGTCGGATCCGGTGCGGGTCGCCCACCCTCCGGCGGCGGTGCCGGCGCTCGACGACAGCGACGCGGCGCTGGCCTGGCTCGACACCGAGGTCGACAACATCCTGTCGACGTTCGACGCCGTGGTCGCCGCCGGCCTGGACGCGGCGGTCTGCGGGCTGGCGATCACCTTCCGGGTCTACTTCGGCCGGCGCGGCGGCATTGCCCGGTGGAAGGACATGCTCGCCGCGGCGATCCCGGCCGCCGAACGGCTCGGCGACCGGCACAGCCAGGCCGCGCTACGCCACCTGCACGGCGTGGCCGCCCAGTGGACCGGGGACCTGCCCGAGGCGGTCGCCGACTTCGAGACGTCGCGGAGGCTAACGGCCGAGGCCGGCGACGTCGCGGGCGAGAACCAGGCGCTGCGCCAGCTCGCCAACGTGCTGGCCGACAGCGGACAGTTCCACCGGGCGGTCGACGTCTACCGCGAGGCCGTCGCCGGACTGGCGGAGCCGCAGTTCGCGCAGTCTCAGGCTTTCGCCCGCGCCCAGATGTGTGAGGCGCTGCTCTGGCTGGGCAGGGCCGGGGAGGTCGCCGGCATCGCCCGGGAGACCCTCGCGGTGGCCCGGGCCGCCGGCGATCCGCACCTGGAGACGCTCAGCCTCCGCCAGCTCGGCATGGCGGCGCTGATGTTCGGCGACACCGGGCAGGCGGTCGAACACTTCCGGGCCGGTCTGGCTCTGAGCCGGGCGACCGGCCACCGACTACGGGAGGCCGGCTACCTGACCGAACTGGCCGTCGCCGAGCGCGAGTCGGGCGAGATGGACCTGGCCCTCGCCCACCACAGGGAGGCGATGGACATCCTCGACGAGGTCGACGAGCCCGCGTGGGAGCTGCTCGCCCGCAACCCGCACGGCGAGTCGCTCCTCGCGGCGGGCCTGGTCGCCGAGGCCGAGCGGTCGCACCGCCGGGCCCTGGAGCTGGCCCGGGCGAACGGGGCGCGGCACATCGAGGCACAGGCCCACCGGGGGATCGCGGCGGCGTTGGCGGTCGGGGAGCCGGGCTCGGCGGAGGGCCGCAGGCACGCGGAGGCCGCCGAGGCCATCGCCGCCGAGCTCGGCATCACCTGGCCGAGCCGTGGGCCGGCAGGGGCTGCGCACCCAGGCCCACCCGGTAGACATCGACCTGGTCGGCAGGGTGTGGCCGACGTGGCGATCGCCTCCCACGTCGCTGGGGCCTGA
- a CDS encoding S41 family peptidase yields MIMDASAALEDLDTLVRHLRDAHPHPYPDGMQAFYAAVAECVSAIPANGLSDARFRQLLRPVLAAVRDGHTKLEESVTGSRHYPVGWDVVEDVLYVARVGSTEHRELLGARLVSVNGRTVAELRAAYTRIRGCENLSHELTGVARALGGPHLAEDLLGLADGLKLVVRTADGADVTVEVPSTEEDLEWIGPPSTQELPPADASGLGWGFLSADTVYLRVANLVGYREYAEMMEAFADRPVGEHGDATSATELLRELVLAARTARADRLIVDLRGNGGGGAAFAFILGHFLYGLDRTLRVDLGHGLTRYSELFAEHYPAMVKDVPAEVWAAGGYDFREEHAWRAGELVETFRLQDYSPTFAAELTRGDLSAAWSPQVTVLIDAWTYSSGFQLALFLHRMGADTVGVPSGQAGNSSGDTLGFTLPHSRIKARLSAKRFVMFPHDPEQGRLWRPDQELTYAHLAGHHFDPDTAVTIATAGLNPGSESR; encoded by the coding sequence ACGCCCACCCGCACCCGTATCCCGACGGGATGCAGGCCTTCTACGCCGCGGTCGCCGAGTGCGTGTCCGCGATCCCGGCGAACGGCCTGTCGGACGCGCGGTTTCGCCAGCTGCTGCGCCCGGTGCTCGCCGCCGTGCGTGATGGTCACACGAAGCTGGAGGAGTCGGTCACCGGGTCGCGGCACTATCCGGTCGGCTGGGACGTCGTCGAGGACGTGTTGTACGTGGCCAGGGTCGGCTCGACCGAACACCGGGAGCTGCTCGGCGCACGCCTGGTCAGCGTCAACGGTCGCACCGTGGCCGAGCTGCGGGCGGCGTACACCAGGATCAGGGGTTGTGAGAACCTGTCGCACGAGCTGACCGGCGTCGCCCGGGCGCTGGGCGGCCCGCACCTGGCCGAGGATCTGTTGGGCCTGGCCGACGGCCTGAAGCTGGTGGTGCGGACCGCCGACGGCGCCGACGTCACCGTCGAGGTGCCCTCGACGGAGGAGGACCTGGAGTGGATCGGCCCGCCGAGCACCCAGGAGCTGCCGCCTGCGGACGCGTCCGGGCTGGGTTGGGGCTTCCTGTCCGCAGACACGGTCTACCTGCGGGTGGCCAACCTCGTCGGCTACCGGGAGTACGCGGAGATGATGGAAGCGTTCGCCGACCGGCCGGTGGGCGAGCACGGTGACGCCACGTCGGCCACCGAGCTGCTCCGCGAACTCGTGCTGGCCGCCAGGACGGCCCGGGCCGACCGCCTGATCGTGGACCTGCGCGGCAACGGCGGCGGGGGCGCGGCCTTCGCTTTCATCCTCGGCCACTTCCTCTACGGCCTGGACCGTACGCTGCGCGTCGACCTCGGACACGGTCTGACCCGCTACTCGGAACTGTTCGCCGAGCACTACCCCGCCATGGTCAAGGACGTCCCGGCCGAGGTGTGGGCGGCCGGGGGCTACGACTTCCGGGAGGAGCACGCGTGGCGGGCCGGCGAGCTGGTGGAGACGTTCAGGCTCCAGGACTACTCGCCGACCTTCGCCGCCGAACTGACCCGAGGTGACCTGTCCGCCGCCTGGTCACCGCAGGTCACCGTGCTGATCGACGCCTGGACCTACAGCTCAGGGTTCCAGCTGGCGCTCTTCCTGCACCGGATGGGTGCCGACACCGTCGGAGTACCCTCCGGTCAGGCCGGCAACAGCAGCGGCGACACGCTGGGCTTCACCCTGCCCCACTCGCGGATCAAGGCCAGGCTGTCGGCCAAACGGTTCGTCATGTTCCCCCACGACCCCGAGCAGGGCAGGCTCTGGCGACCCGACCAGGAACTGACCTACGCCCACCTCGCCGGCCACCACTTCGATCCCGACACCGCCGTCACCATCGCGACGGCCGGCCTGAACCCGGGCAGCGAAAGCCGCTGA
- a CDS encoding epoxide hydrolase family protein: MVTFTRPTHRLRNGTDMHPFRITIPTAQLDDLWRRVATTRWPDELAGADWSRGVPVSYLRELAEYWVNDYDWRAQEELLNSYPQFTTAIDGATIHFLHVRSADPDATPLLLLHGWPGSVVEFLDVIDRLSDRFHLVIPSLPGFGFSSPLTEAGWTDGRAAAAFAELMTRLGYARFGVQGGDVGAFIAPLIGAGQPDRVIGVHLNAMFAFPTGDPADMAALSDRDRERFAAMKEFQDGGSAYMQVQGSRPDTVAFGLTDSPVGQLAWIVEKFHEWTDPAAKLPEDAVDKDRLLTNVMLYWLTGTARSTANSYYERFHDHAMWAPKPRGTVPTAVAVFTTDYAIRVFADKAHNIVRWTEMERGGHFAAMEAPDLLAADIRAFFDGPV; the protein is encoded by the coding sequence GTGGTCACATTCACCCGTCCCACCCACCGGTTGAGAAACGGCACCGACATGCACCCGTTCCGCATCACCATCCCCACCGCCCAGCTCGACGACCTGTGGCGCCGGGTCGCCACCACGCGGTGGCCCGACGAACTCGCCGGCGCCGACTGGAGCCGGGGCGTACCCGTCAGCTACCTGCGCGAACTCGCCGAGTACTGGGTGAACGACTACGACTGGCGCGCCCAGGAGGAGCTGCTCAACTCCTACCCGCAGTTCACCACCGCGATCGACGGCGCGACCATCCACTTCCTGCACGTCCGCTCGGCCGACCCGGACGCGACCCCGCTGCTGCTCCTGCACGGCTGGCCCGGTTCGGTGGTGGAGTTCCTCGACGTGATCGACCGGCTCTCCGACCGGTTCCACCTGGTCATCCCCTCCCTGCCCGGATTCGGCTTCTCCAGCCCGCTGACCGAGGCCGGCTGGACCGACGGGCGGGCCGCGGCCGCGTTCGCCGAGCTGATGACCCGACTCGGCTACGCGCGCTTCGGCGTGCAGGGCGGCGACGTCGGGGCGTTCATCGCGCCGCTGATCGGGGCGGGGCAGCCCGACCGGGTGATCGGCGTACACCTGAATGCGATGTTCGCTTTTCCGACCGGTGACCCGGCCGACATGGCCGCGTTGTCCGACCGCGACCGGGAGCGGTTCGCGGCGATGAAGGAGTTCCAGGACGGCGGGTCGGCCTACATGCAGGTCCAGGGTTCCCGGCCGGACACCGTAGCGTTCGGGCTGACCGACTCGCCGGTGGGCCAGCTCGCCTGGATCGTGGAGAAGTTCCACGAGTGGACGGACCCGGCGGCGAAGCTGCCCGAGGACGCGGTGGACAAGGACCGGCTGCTCACGAACGTGATGCTGTACTGGCTGACCGGCACCGCCCGCTCCACCGCGAACTCCTACTACGAGCGGTTCCACGACCACGCGATGTGGGCGCCGAAGCCGCGCGGGACCGTGCCGACCGCGGTCGCGGTGTTCACCACCGACTACGCGATCCGGGTGTTCGCCGACAAGGCACACAACATCGTGCGCTGGACCGAGATGGAGCGCGGTGGGCACTTCGCCGCGATGGAGGCCCCCGACCTCCTCGCCGCCGACATCCGGGCATTCTTCGACGGGCCCGTCTGA